The Euphorbia lathyris chromosome 3, ddEupLath1.1, whole genome shotgun sequence genome contains a region encoding:
- the LOC136224831 gene encoding uncharacterized protein: protein MYSTFRSFWHLLHFYFFVCEAFSYRLHAKLREANPDNALLQYRGNAGSHDLPFSVETLTALSNLTKEDEATTISNAKWKHLSLSSLFQCQMELQNAEVFSKLRDEKERVNGELKLLLPLGGSESRNTSSHTHTNLNRRKGRTGFLGLQKLVSMYFRTLLLV, encoded by the exons ATGTATAGTACTTTTAGGAGCTTCTGGCATTTGCTACACTTTTATTTCTTTGTTTGTGAAGCATTTTCATATCGGTTGCATGCTAAACTAAGAGAAGCAAATCCAGATAATGCGCTCTTGCAG TACCGTGGAAATGCTGGGAGCCATGATCTCCCATTCTCAGTTGAAACACTAACAGCTTTAAGCAATTTGACAAAAGAAG ATGAAGCTACCACGATATCCAATGCCAAATGGAAACATCTGAGTTTGTCAAGTCTTTTCCAATGCCAAATGGAACTACAGAATGCAGAAGTTTTCTCGAAGTTAAGAGACGAGAAGGAACGAGTCAACGGCGAGTTGAAGCTCCTTCTGCCCCTGGGAGGATCTGAATCCAGAAATACTAGCTCTCATACTCATACGAATCTCAATAGAAGAAAGGGTAGGACTGGTTTCCTTGGTCTGCAAAAATTGGTTAGCATGTATTTCCGGACCTTATTGCTGGTCTGA